The Apium graveolens cultivar Ventura chromosome 6, ASM990537v1, whole genome shotgun sequence genome contains a region encoding:
- the LOC141667909 gene encoding methyl-CpG-binding domain-containing protein 9-like isoform X2 — protein MESGRNNSAFVFDLNESPPPGDWRVCGSCRKLGGEVEGGMLVCVRCGKCFHMKCMGTKEKPEGEWRCFGCLFAGSNAGGSGSGSSSNAERARVGGSGSGSSSNAGRARVGGSGSGSSSNAERARGGGAERMLDMNAPPPEDEEVQFLGVRSAGGAGFGVQVQKEQYDRRMQAAFGTSAVSHLFNSSASYSQSLHMDSGFYIQKPSQCETNDALSMYKAPLHHRFNHDRFPGNADTRFNPDAILQNRPKLAPASSSASELYLQALKDFVLERRGVLGNGWHVEFNFCPVRCKTFAVYCALDGSRFESMSAVANFLGLVPNGHALEADSRGDGVTLVQKGNKRKEATMYMGNGTSREVKDVRQGILGGESLSAEIINAGVRRLNKSIRPLELDKIKIDDPEHQNFCEGFPVQFEDLYIIHAGKVDQRNSYHDSGHIWPVGYKSCWHDRITGSVFVSDVLEGGDVGPLFKVQRYPCTEHCIPSSSTVWKRNEKNIAEKDDQAICELDDDDDEYTSMQTFLTECNPPCLDDNILSDSSAFKDPDFHKLNCQTSSDLRLQRSRHETSYGVGPEDCIGIFTVEGRSSVSAWEMAATTFLNSCRDACKKTGVLQFCCGHDVDGSDVKAIESIESLSKFSYLGSPFNTPHLFESIEEFNASSEMLAKWVQQDRFGLDLECVQELLEQLPEVRNCPGYVFLNKRSPKSIMQTVGTGFLVAKRRGVVPVKKKSNSFIESCEAHRKKLIEEFEISARRPLGNPFCSKLPAYLIGDVLQVWEFSRRFSDVLGLEEPFALQELECELANPWLENPKSSQQKLSNGAQDVEDDNDNVKCTGFLLTDIHTSLLKTLISELVVKVAQHVDPYFDSGDKSKRGKKKDAKAAKIDVLPINDLTWPELARRYMLAVLTMEGNLDSVEITSRESGRVFHCLHGDGGPLCGSLTGVTAMEADALLLAEATKKIFCSLRSTDDVFSLGPNDSAALDALKMVTDNDSEVPDWARVLEPVRKLPTNVGARIRRLVNEALGKHPPEWAKKILEHSISKEVYKGNASGPTKKAVVSVLEDDRIVKPQQKSEKKETGKTVSIPFSDLLMKQCRLVLRRVAAEDKGRVFCNLLGRTLVIPHDNDDEGLLGYPAMVSRPLDFRTVDLKLAAGAYGESHEAFYEDIQEVWYNIRMAYGNQSKLIDLAETLSQKFEDMYGEEVLVLVKKIKKNASNNSVSEEAKKDLDDMLAHATETLLPKAPWNEGVCKVCGLDKDDVNVLLCDTCDSEYHTYCLNPPLARIPDGNWYCPSCVAGKRIAQVSSYGMQIRKKRYQKDLTDKYLNRLADLANTMEVEEYWELSLEERIFLIKLLTDEILNSVIIRDHLDRSVSVSTDLQQKLRSTTSDLNSCADKAQTYLNLQEQASGICTGSMLPEAPNVKPRNSPKNMISSLQKTVATLESGMFKVQVRKELLGRDSSGRLYWGFDSIVSSPQKGKVQDHGSVTQSSSDVRSPVLVVESPSSRELNFFNIYPSEKIMHAPVSSSWTCFQSDSEIQELIGWLRENGAVERELKDSISHWYQIKLHNSNDAKSHIQHEIQPTLNKETLDTNFRVTNAWTALKKKFGPCLQIQATDNSNEQRYNYETSFQGRICRCACLELLWASKQHCLSCHKTFSTCEDLGKHTNGVCSVSLGFLEGNLDSSKHKRMRIEPLHGNSSDLKAVKGEKQISDPCFNAKTQPECPFDFEEIKRKFVMKNSLKEMVKDIGLLGSAGTPSLLTQRAPFLDDPAVSVLPINPADVSSKLANQQKISKKRVNTVFGTIAGNSSSTSKWPNKGTDSEQIKSGRSNSRCMSEREQLSATKNLLRSGKWAVLRETSQKPIRGRLCAVLRRLKCILLDMDAALPEEALRPSRTDFEKRCIWRGFVKSAESIYEMCQAIIVLEDMIKTTYLKKDWWYWSSPSAIAKICTISALALCIYALDAAIIYEKKLPSEDLADVCRSEKESPSNSHAGTPVSVKSDSPDLPMLRSRSKRRKD, from the exons ATGGAGAGCGGTAGAAATAATTCAGCGTTTGTATTCGATCTCAATGAGTCTCCACCGCCTGGTGATTGGAGAGTTTGCGGTTCGTGTCGAAAATTAGGTGGGGAAGTTGAGGGGGGAATGCTGGTGTGTGTTAGGTGTGGGAAATGTTTTCATATGAAATGTATGGGGACTAAGGAGAAGCCTGAGGGGGAGTGGAGATGTTTCGGCTGTTTGTTTGCGGGGAGTAATGCTGGTGGTTCCGGTAGTGGTAGTAGTTCTAATGCCGAGAGGGCGAGGGTTGGTGGTTCTGGTAGTGGTAGTAGTTCTAATGCCGGGAGGGCGAGGGTTGGTGGTTCTGGTAGTGGTAGTAGTTCTAATGCCGAGAGGGCGAGAGGTGGTGGTGCTGAGAGGATGTTGGATATGAATGCGCCTCCGCCTGAGGATGAGGAAGTTCAGTTTTTGGGGGTTAGGAGTGCTGGTGGAGCGGGGTTCGGGGTTCAGGTTCAGAAGGAGCAGTATGATAGAAG GATGCAGGCTGCTTTTGGTACCTCAGCTGTTAGCCATTTATTTAATTCATCGGCTTCATACTCACAGTCGCTTCACATGGACAGTGGGTTTTATATTCAAAAGCCTTCTCAATGCGAGACCAATGATGCTCTGTCAATGTATAAAGCTCCACTTCATCACAGATTTAATCATGATAGGTTTCCAGGGAATGCAGATACAAGGTTCAACCCTGACGCAATACTTCAAAATCGGCCAAAATTGGCTCCTGCCTCCAGTAGTGCAAGTGAGTTGTATTTGCAAGCTCTCAAAGATTTTGTTTTAGAAAGAAGGGGCGTATTGGGAAATGGCTGGCATGTGGAATTTAACTTTTGCCCAGTCAGATGCAAAACTTTTGCAGTATACTGTGCCCTAGATGGAAGTAGATTTGAGTCCATGTCTGCTGTTGCTAATTTTCTTGGGCTCGTACCTAATGGGCATGCTTTGGAAGCTGACAGCAGAGGTGATGGAGTTACTTTAGTACAAAAAGGCAACAAAAGAAAAGAGGCAACCATGTATATGGGAAACGGTACTAGTAGAGAGGTTAAAGATGTTCGACAAGGCATTCTTGGTGGGGAGTCCTTGAGTGCTGAGATCATAAATGCTGGTGTCAGAAGATTAAATAAATCCATACGACCACTGGAACTTGACAAAATTAAGATCGACGACCCTGAACATCAAAACTTTTGT GAAGGCTTCCCGGTCCAGTTTGAAGACCTGTATATTATCCATGCTGGCAAGGTTGATCAACGGAATTCATATCATGATTCTGGCCACATATGGCCAGTGGGTTACAAGTCTTGCTGGCATGACCGAATTACTGGATCTGTTTTTGTCTCTGATGTTCTGGAAGGTGGTGATGTTGGCCCACTTTTTAAGGTGCAAAGATATCCATGCACTGAGCATTGTATCCCTAGTAGCTCAACAGTTTGGAAGCGAAATGAGAAAAATATAGCTGAGAAAGATGATCAGGCTATCTGTGAgcttgatgatgatgatgatgaataTACAAGTATGCAAACGTTCCTAACAGAATGTAACCCGCCGTGTCTGGATGACAATATCTTGTCAGATTCTTCTGCATTTAAAGATCCTGATTTTCACAAATTGAATTGCCAAACATCTTCTGACTTGCGTCTTCAAAGATCTCGACATGAAACTTCTTACGGTGTTGGGCCAGAGGATTGTATTGGAATATTTACGGTGGAAGGGAGATCATCAGTATCTGCATGGGAAATGGCTGCCACAACTTTTCTAAATTCTTGCCGCGACGCTTGTAAGAAAACGGGTGTTCTTCAATTTTGCTGTGGGCATGATGTTGATGGAAGTGATGTTAAAGCAATTGAAAGTATAGAATCTTTATCCAAGTTTTCTTATCTCGGCAGCCCTTTTAACACGCCACATTTGTTTGAGAGCATTGAAGAATTTAATGCTTCTTCTGAGATGCTGGCAAAGTGGGTACAACAGGATAGATTTGGACTAGATCTTGAATGTGTTCAAGAACTACTGGAACAGCTTCCCGAGGTTCGTAATTGTCCAGGGTATGTATTTCTGAATAAGAGAAGTCCAAAATCAATCATGCAAACAGTTGGAACTGGGTTTCTTGTGGCTAAGAGAAGAGGTGTTGTACCCGTCAAGAAAAAGTCAAACAGTTTTATCGAAAGTTGCGAAGCGCATAGAAAGAAGTTAATTGAAGAATTTGAAATAAGTGCTCGTCGTCCTTTGGGAAATCCTTTTTGCTCTAAGCTTCCTGCATATTTGATTGGTGATGTTCTCCAG GTTTGGGAATTTTCAAGACGTTTCTCAGATGTTTTAGGACTTGAGGAACCCTTTGCACTCCAGGAACTTGAGTGCGAACTTGCTAATCCCTGGTTAGAAAATCCTAAGTCTTCGCAACAGAAGCTTTCTAATGGAGCACAAGATGTTGAAGATGATAATGATAATGTTAAATGTACTGGTTTTCTGTTGACCGACATTCATACCTCACTCCTGAAGACATTAATTAGTGAATTGGTGGTTAAGGTTGCGCAACATGTGGATCCTTATTTTGATAGTGGAGATAAGTCAAAAAGAGGTAAGAAGAAAGATGCAAAGGCGGCAAAAATTGACGTGCTTCCGATCAATGACCTAACCTGGCCAGAGTTAGCTAGAAGATATATGTTGGCTGTATTGACCATGGAGGGAAACCTCGATTCTGTAGAGATCACCTCCAGAGAGAGTGGACGGGTTTTCCATTGCTTACATGGTGATGGTGGCCCCCTTTGTGGATCTCTTACAGGAGTTACTGCAATGGAGGCAGATGCACTG CTTCTTGCAGAGGCTACCAAAAAAATCTTTTGTTCATTAAGAAGTACAGATGATGTTTTTAGCCTAGGCCCAAATGATTCTGCTGCATTAGATGCTTTGAAGATGGTTACAGACAATGACAGCGAAGTCCCTGATTGGGCAAGAGTGCTTGAGCCTGTGAGAAAGCTACCTACCAATGTAGGAGCCAGAATCAGAAGGTTGGTAAATGAAGCCTTGGGGAAACATCCACCTGAATGGGCAAAGAAGATACTGGAGCATTCTATTAGCAAAGAAGTCTACAAGGGAAATGCATCAGGGCCTACAAAG AAAGCAGTCGTCTCGGTGCTTGAGGATGACAGAATTGTAAAGCCACAACAGAAATCCGAGAAAAAAGAAACAGGGAAGACTGTTAGCATTCCGTTTTCTGATTTGTTGATGAAACAATGCCGTCTTGTGTTGCGACGTGTTGCTGCAGAAGATAAAGGAAGGGTTTTCTGCAATCTGTTGGGAAGAACACTAGTAATTCCGCATGACAATGATGATGAGGGACTTCTAGGATATCCTGCAATGGTTTCTCGTCCTTTAGATTTCAGGACTGTTGATCTGAAATTGGCTGCCGGAGCCTATGGTGAATCACATGAAGCTTTTTATGAGGACATTCAGGAG GTGTGGTATAATATTCGCATGGCATATGGGAACCAATCGAAACTGATTGATTTAGCCGAGACATTGTCCCAAAAGTTTGAAGACATGTATGGAGAAGAG GTTCTTGTCCTGGTCAAGAAAATAAAGAAGAACGCTAGTAATAATTCTGTAAGTGAAGAAGCTAAGAAAGATTTAGATGATATGCTTGCACATGCAACCGAGACCTTACTACCTAAAGCCCCCTGGAATGAGGGGGTTTGCAAAGTTTGTGGCCTAGACAAAGATGATGTTAACGTTCTGTTATGTGATACTTGTGATTCGGAGTATCATACATATTGCTTAAACCCTCCACTTGCGAGGATTCCTGATGGAAATTGGTACTGTCCTTCTTGTGTCGCTGGAAAGCGGATAGCTCAAGTATCATCTTATGGCATGCAGATAAGAAAAAAAAGATATCAGAAAGATTTGACAGACAAATATTTGAATAGACTGGCTGATTTGGCAAACACCATGGAGGTCGAAGAGTATTGGGAATTGAGTTTAGAGGAG AGGATTTTCCTTATTAAACTATTGACTGACGAGATACTTAACTCAGTCATCATCCGCGATCACCTTGATCGGTCTGTCTCAGTCTCCACAGATTTGCAGCAAAAATTACGTTCCACAACTTCTGACCTCAACTCCTGTGCAGACAAAGCTCAGACCTATTTGAACTTGCAGGAACAGGCTAGTGGTATCTGTACTGGGTCTATGCTACCAGAAGCACCCAATGTTAAGCCAAGAAATTCCCCGAAGAATATGATTTCTAGTTTGCAAAAAACAGTTGCAACTCTGGAGTCGGGCATGTTTAAGGTTCAGGTTCGGAAGGAGCTTCTAGGAAGAGATTCTTCGGGGAGATTGTATTGGGGCTTTGACAGCATTGTTAGTTCTCCACAAAAAGGTAAAGTTCAAGACCATGGAAGCGTAACTCAAAGCAGTTCAGACGTGAGGAGTCCTGTTCTTGTCGTCGAGAGTCCTAGCTCAAGAGAACTAAACTTTTTTAATATTTATCCATCTGAGAAAATTATGCATGCTCCAGTATCTTCTTCCTGGACTTGTTTTCAAAGTGATTCTGAAATTCAAGAACTCATTGGATGGTTGAGAGAAAATGGTGCAGTAGAGAGAGAACTAAAAGATTCTATCTCACATTGGTATCAGATTAAGCTCCATAATTCAAATGATGCCAAGAGCCATATTCAACATGAGATACAACCCACCCTTAATAAAGAAACTTTGGATACTAATTTTCGGGTCACCAATGCTTGGACGGCCTTAAAAAAGAAATTTGGTCCTTGCTTGCAGATACAGGCCACTGATAATTCGAATGAGCAAAGATACAATTATGAAACAAGTTTCCAGGGAAGAATTTGCAGATGTGCGTGCCTGGAACTTTTATGGGCTTCTAAACAGCACTGCCTATCATGTCATAAAACCTTCTCAACATGTGAGGATCTCGGCAAGCACACAAATGGAGTATGCAGTGTTAGCTTGGGTTTTCTTGAGGGTAATTTGGATTCCTCAAAACACAAAAGAATGAGAATTGAACCTTTACATGGAAATAGCTCTGATTTAAAGGCAGTAAAAGGTGAGAAACAAATATCGGATCCATGTTTTAATGCGAAAACTCAACCAGAATGTCCATTTGACTTTGAAGAGATCAAAAGGAAGTTTGTTATGAAGAACTCTCTCAAAGAAATGGTGAAGGATATTGGACTTCTTGGTTCTGCCGGTACTCCTTCATTGCTTACCCAAAGAGCTCCTTTTCTGGATGACCCTGCCGTATCTGTACTTCCTATTAATCCAGCTGATGTATCTTCAAAATTGGCAAATCAGCAGAAAATTTCAAAGAAAAGAGTCAATACTGTATTTGGTACAATTGCTGGTAATAGCTCCAGTACATCTAAATGGCCAAACAAAGGTACGGATTCGGAGCAAATTAAAAGTGGCAGATCAAATTCCAGGTGCATGAGTGAAAGGGAGCAATTATCTGCTACTAAGAACCTGCTTCGGAGTGGTAAGTGGGCCGTTCTTCGTGAAACTTCACAAAAACCAATAAGAGGAAGGCTTTGTGCAGTATTAAGGCGGCTAAAGTGTATTCTGCTTGATATGGATGCTGCACTACCAGAAGAGGCTTTGAGACCCTCAAGAACGGACTTTGAGAAAAGATGCATCTGGCGGGGTTTTGTGAAATCTGCAGAATCTATATATGAG ATGTGCCAGGCTATAATTGTCCTAGAGGACATGATTAAGACGACCTACTTAAAAAAGGATTGGTGGTACTGGTCATCACCATCAGCCATAGCTAAGATTTGCACAATTTCTGCTCTTGCTCTCTGCATCTACGCGTTAGATGCAGCAATAATTTATGAAAAAAAACTTCCAAGTGAGGATCTAGCAGATGTATGCAGATCGGAGAAAGAATCGCCTTCAAACTCGCATGCAGGAACTCCCGTGTCTGTTAAATCAGATTCCCCTGACCTTCCTATGCTGAGGAGTAGAAGCAAGCGAAGAAAAGACTAG